One genomic window of Roseateles sp. DAIF2 includes the following:
- a CDS encoding carbohydrate ABC transporter permease, whose translation MPRAAAPRLPRRRPDPFPYLLLLPALLLMAAVNLTPILQGFYMSLLKLNQFTLAQYLDAPFVGLDNYRRVLFDGASPLRAGLGLALRNTLLYTAVVSLSAIAIGLGMALLMNRDFPGRNLARTLLLLPWIVPSYVVGSLWGFMWQRDVGIINTVLVDWLHLLDERPFWLIGANSFWAIVIPTVWRTWPVLMLIFLAALQSIPEDPYEAATLDGVSRWQQFLHITLPLLKPVILIQLMFQIIDNIYSYNLVSMMFGNGAGYPGEWADLLMPLLTRQSFSYWLFGQGAAVSFVMMALMLVFVGLWLRAFRQQMSDTPHA comes from the coding sequence ATGCCCCGCGCCGCCGCGCCGCGCCTGCCGCGCCGCCGCCCGGATCCCTTCCCCTACCTGCTGCTGCTGCCGGCCCTGCTGCTGATGGCGGCGGTCAACCTGACGCCGATCCTGCAGGGCTTCTACATGTCGCTGCTGAAACTGAACCAGTTCACGCTGGCCCAGTATCTGGACGCGCCCTTCGTCGGCCTGGACAACTACCGGCGCGTGCTGTTCGACGGCGCCAGCCCGCTGCGCGCCGGCCTCGGCCTGGCGCTGCGCAACACCCTGCTCTACACGGCGGTGGTCTCGCTGTCGGCGATCGCCATCGGCCTGGGCATGGCCCTGCTGATGAACCGCGACTTCCCCGGCCGCAACCTGGCCCGCACCCTGCTGCTGCTGCCCTGGATCGTGCCCTCCTATGTGGTGGGCTCGCTGTGGGGCTTCATGTGGCAGCGCGACGTCGGCATCATCAACACCGTGCTGGTGGACTGGCTGCACCTGCTGGACGAGCGCCCCTTCTGGCTGATCGGCGCGAACAGCTTCTGGGCCATCGTGATCCCCACCGTCTGGCGCACCTGGCCGGTGCTGATGCTGATCTTCCTGGCCGCGCTGCAGTCCATCCCCGAGGACCCCTACGAGGCCGCGACCCTGGACGGCGTCAGCCGCTGGCAGCAATTCCTGCACATCACCCTGCCGCTGCTGAAGCCGGTGATCCTGATCCAGCTGATGTTCCAGATCATCGACAACATCTATTCCTACAACCTGGTCTCGATGATGTTCGGCAACGGCGCCGGCTATCCGGGCGAATGGGCCGACCTGCTGATGCCGCTGCTGACCCGCCAGTCCTTCAGCTACTGGCTGTTCGGCCAGGGCGCGGCGGTGTCCTTCGTGATGATGGCGCTGATGCTGGTCTTCGTCGGCCTGTGGCTGCGCGCCTTCCGCCAGCAGATGAGCGATACCCCCCATGCCTAA
- a CDS encoding extracellular solute-binding protein, whose amino-acid sequence MSPQQPHPLLFRLAQGLLATGLALGSARAAELNLWVMSTTEQQQADMRELLKPHLAANPALRVNVTVLNWESAWAKVTAAAASGQGPDVIELGSTWVPAVSSMGALESIGAQQQRELGGAQAFMPVMWSTTHRHDDPKIYAVPWYADARAAFYRTDVFKKAGVDPRDAFANWGSFKQAMQKINGTEIAGKKIAALGYPGKNDWNVVHNMAPWIWSAGGDFLSADRKRSALNATEAVQAIVYYTSFAAEGLVPRGALEKDSGQIESGFFNGQYAVIFTGPWILKQMATPKAKGGQLETLAASNFAIAPYPAGLKGNATLLSGSSLAIMKSSKHKAEAWKLLSYLTGREAQLRYSQMSSMLPTRLDAMDDPQLKRDPHVAQFLALAKNGRHYPSVAGWGPLESVYLKNLGSMFDMVGGVRGKYSPLAVKQAMDAAALEADQVLNAAQ is encoded by the coding sequence ATGAGCCCACAGCAGCCGCATCCCCTCCTCTTCCGTCTGGCCCAAGGCCTGCTGGCCACCGGCCTCGCGTTGGGCTCGGCCCGCGCGGCCGAGCTCAACCTCTGGGTGATGTCCACCACCGAGCAGCAGCAGGCCGATATGCGCGAGCTGCTCAAGCCGCACCTGGCCGCCAACCCGGCGCTGCGCGTCAATGTCACGGTGCTGAACTGGGAGTCCGCCTGGGCCAAGGTCACCGCCGCCGCGGCCTCGGGCCAGGGGCCCGACGTGATCGAGCTGGGCAGCACCTGGGTGCCGGCGGTCTCGTCGATGGGCGCGCTGGAAAGCATCGGCGCCCAGCAGCAGCGCGAGCTGGGCGGGGCCCAGGCCTTCATGCCGGTGATGTGGAGCACCACGCACCGCCATGACGACCCGAAGATCTATGCCGTGCCCTGGTATGCCGATGCGCGCGCCGCCTTCTACCGCACCGATGTGTTCAAGAAGGCCGGCGTCGACCCGCGCGACGCCTTCGCCAACTGGGGCAGCTTCAAGCAGGCGATGCAGAAGATCAACGGCACCGAGATCGCCGGCAAGAAGATCGCGGCCCTCGGCTACCCCGGCAAGAACGACTGGAACGTGGTGCACAACATGGCGCCCTGGATCTGGAGCGCGGGCGGCGATTTCCTCAGCGCCGACCGCAAGCGCTCCGCGCTGAACGCCACCGAGGCGGTGCAGGCCATCGTCTACTACACCAGCTTCGCGGCCGAGGGCCTGGTGCCCCGCGGCGCGCTGGAGAAGGATTCCGGCCAGATCGAGTCCGGCTTCTTCAACGGCCAGTACGCGGTGATCTTCACCGGCCCCTGGATCCTCAAGCAGATGGCCACACCCAAGGCCAAGGGCGGCCAGCTCGAGACCCTGGCCGCCAGCAACTTCGCAATCGCCCCCTACCCCGCCGGCCTGAAGGGCAACGCCACCCTGCTGTCGGGCTCCTCGCTGGCCATCATGAAATCCTCCAAGCACAAGGCCGAGGCCTGGAAGCTGCTGAGCTACCTGACCGGGCGCGAGGCGCAGCTGCGATACAGCCAGATGTCCAGCATGCTGCCGACCCGGCTGGACGCGATGGACGACCCGCAGCTCAAGCGCGACCCGCATGTCGCGCAGTTCCTGGCGCTGGCAAAGAACGGGCGCCACTACCCCAGCGTGGCCGGCTGGGGGCCGCTGGAATCGGTCTACCTGAAGAACCTCGGCAGCATGTTCGACATGGTGGGCGGCGTGCGCGGCAAGTATTCGCCGCTGGCCGTCAAGCAGGCGATGGACGCCGCCGCGCTGGAAGCCGACCAGGTGCTGAACGCCGCGCAATGA
- a CDS encoding TonB-dependent receptor, with protein sequence MVLTRKPVAAAAALLTLNLLLAAEARAQTPAVKEEAKTTLDTVVVSGIRASREASLNQKRNADGIVEVITAEDIGKLPDKNVADAVQRIPGVNISSGAGGEGGFSENDRVSIRGTSASLTQTLINGHAVGTGDWYVLNQTDAMGRSVSYSLLPSEIVSRITVYKSAQADLVEGGVAGAVDIETRRPLSFKNAFTAELSAQALYSSLAAKTDPQVNALFNWKNAAGNAGVLVQLFSESRSERRDGQEVFGYGVIDPHSAAAQAHPELAGVLYPNQINNNLFTQKRIRRGGLFDIEIKPSAALTLDLNGFYSRMSAVNFDHSFMANPDEMLNIDHANAVPTQFKVVRNMLTEASFDPVAGHSPGTVDSIARPGAASKSWYLDFNGKLRVNDRLLLSAKLGTTRGLGSTPGDLGLESALPVGGLSYRTHGLQRPAGVSFTGFDSGDYRATEVLGAWWSVVKVVDREHYAQADAELGLDLGLLESVKFGVRMADHLRDLKQPVNGGCGWGGVPVCTELAPWDGARYPGNYGRAMGADGMPPMWLQSRQTIEDYIYRHGTPQFAKRWGEFTVKERSHAAYAMANLGGEQWRGNVGLRVVKTRQKVAYNLVPDRDGKPDEYTPVSDARSYTDALPSASLRFNLAPDLVSRLSAARTITRPDYSSMAGAITSIDALTNTGNSGNVELKPIRSNNYDATLEWYFAPKSLLSLGLFYMDIGSFVGYGTSIQMLPNPSHNGAIEPFSISMPTNVRAKNKGLELSLQQALGGGFGFSANYTHARGRDQDGQAMVGSSRHTYNLEGYFENERWNARLAYTHRSDYLVGLDRSYAQHAAGVGNLAASLNYKINEHLSLQIDGLNLNNPTLKYYGETKDQPRAFYSNGRQIFVGIRASL encoded by the coding sequence ATGGTCCTGACAAGAAAGCCGGTGGCCGCAGCAGCGGCGCTTCTCACGCTCAACTTGCTGCTGGCCGCTGAGGCCCGGGCGCAGACTCCGGCGGTCAAGGAGGAGGCCAAGACCACGCTGGACACGGTGGTCGTCAGCGGCATCCGCGCCTCGCGCGAGGCCTCGCTGAACCAGAAGCGCAACGCCGACGGCATCGTCGAGGTGATCACCGCCGAGGACATCGGCAAGCTGCCCGACAAGAACGTGGCGGACGCGGTGCAGCGCATCCCCGGCGTCAATATCAGCTCGGGCGCCGGCGGCGAGGGGGGCTTCTCGGAGAACGATCGGGTCAGCATCCGCGGCACCAGCGCCAGCCTGACGCAGACCCTGATCAACGGCCATGCGGTCGGCACCGGCGACTGGTATGTGCTGAACCAGACCGATGCGATGGGGCGCAGTGTCAGCTACTCGCTGCTGCCCTCGGAGATCGTCAGCCGCATCACGGTCTACAAGAGCGCGCAGGCCGACCTGGTGGAGGGCGGCGTGGCCGGCGCGGTCGACATCGAGACGCGCCGCCCGCTGAGCTTCAAGAACGCCTTCACCGCCGAGCTCTCGGCCCAGGCCCTGTACTCCAGCCTGGCCGCCAAGACCGATCCGCAGGTCAATGCGCTGTTCAACTGGAAGAACGCGGCCGGCAATGCCGGCGTGCTGGTGCAGCTGTTCTCCGAATCGCGCAGCGAGCGGCGCGACGGCCAGGAGGTGTTCGGCTACGGCGTGATCGACCCGCACAGCGCGGCGGCCCAGGCCCATCCGGAGCTGGCCGGCGTGCTCTACCCGAACCAGATCAACAACAACCTGTTCACCCAGAAGCGCATCCGCCGCGGCGGCCTGTTCGACATCGAGATCAAGCCCAGCGCCGCGCTGACCCTGGATCTGAACGGCTTCTACTCGCGCATGTCGGCGGTCAACTTCGACCATAGCTTCATGGCCAACCCGGACGAGATGCTGAACATCGACCATGCGAACGCGGTGCCCACGCAGTTCAAGGTGGTCAGGAACATGCTGACCGAGGCCAGCTTCGACCCGGTGGCCGGGCATTCGCCGGGCACGGTGGACAGCATCGCGCGCCCCGGGGCCGCCTCGAAGTCCTGGTACCTGGACTTCAACGGCAAGCTGCGCGTCAACGACCGGCTGCTGCTCAGCGCCAAACTGGGCACCACCCGCGGCCTGGGCAGCACGCCGGGCGATCTGGGGCTGGAGTCGGCGCTGCCGGTCGGCGGGCTGAGCTACCGCACGCATGGCCTGCAGCGGCCGGCCGGCGTGAGCTTCACCGGCTTCGACAGCGGCGACTACCGCGCCACCGAGGTGCTGGGCGCCTGGTGGTCGGTGGTCAAGGTGGTGGATCGCGAGCATTACGCCCAGGCCGATGCCGAGCTGGGCCTGGATCTGGGCCTGCTCGAATCGGTCAAGTTCGGCGTGCGCATGGCCGACCATCTGCGCGACCTGAAGCAGCCGGTGAACGGCGGCTGCGGCTGGGGCGGCGTGCCGGTCTGCACCGAGCTGGCGCCCTGGGACGGCGCGCGCTATCCCGGCAACTACGGCCGCGCGATGGGCGCCGACGGCATGCCGCCGATGTGGCTGCAGAGCCGCCAGACCATCGAGGACTACATCTACCGCCATGGCACGCCGCAGTTTGCCAAGCGCTGGGGCGAGTTCACGGTCAAGGAGCGCAGCCACGCCGCCTACGCGATGGCCAATCTGGGCGGCGAGCAATGGCGCGGCAATGTCGGCCTGCGGGTGGTGAAGACGCGCCAGAAGGTCGCCTACAACCTGGTGCCGGATCGCGACGGCAAGCCCGACGAGTACACGCCGGTGTCCGATGCGCGCTCCTATACCGATGCGCTGCCCAGCGCCAGCCTGCGCTTCAACCTAGCGCCCGACCTGGTCTCGCGCCTGTCGGCGGCGCGCACCATCACCCGGCCCGACTACAGCTCGATGGCCGGCGCCATCACCTCGATCGACGCGCTGACGAACACCGGCAACAGCGGCAATGTCGAGCTGAAGCCGATCCGCTCGAACAACTACGACGCGACCCTGGAGTGGTACTTCGCGCCCAAGTCGTTGCTGTCGCTGGGCCTGTTCTACATGGACATCGGCTCCTTCGTCGGCTACGGCACCAGCATCCAGATGCTGCCCAACCCCTCGCACAACGGCGCGATCGAGCCCTTCAGCATCTCGATGCCGACCAATGTGCGGGCGAAGAACAAGGGCCTGGAGCTCAGCCTGCAGCAGGCCCTGGGCGGCGGCTTCGGCTTCTCCGCCAACTACACCCATGCCCGCGGCCGCGACCAGGACGGGCAGGCGATGGTGGGCTCGTCCCGCCACACCTACAACCTTGAAGGCTACTTCGAGAACGAACGCTGGAACGCCCGCCTGGCCTATACCCACCGCTCCGACTACCTGGTGGGCCTGGACCGCTCCTACGCCCAGCATGCGGCGGGCGTCGGCAACCTGGCGGCCTCGCTGAACTACAAGATCAACGAGCATCTGTCGCTGCAGATCGACGGGCTGAACCTGAACAACCCGACCCTGAAGTACTACGGCGAGACCAAGGACCAGCCCCGCGCCTTCTACAGCAACGGCCGGCAGATTTTCGTGGGGATACGCGCGTCGCTGTGA
- a CDS encoding DUF2185 domain-containing protein — MQPKLFQIIGGEIRQLISGMGGCFASNRITVDGAPVGYMYREPPDNETDSGWRFFAGDESEEYADTPDNFAIYDVNTICNYDPAVIPYLSAPAGMAYGRILGTADFAQESSDDEDDV, encoded by the coding sequence ATGCAACCGAAGCTATTTCAGATCATCGGGGGCGAGATTCGGCAACTCATTTCGGGCATGGGCGGATGTTTCGCGTCCAACCGAATCACGGTGGACGGAGCGCCAGTTGGCTACATGTATCGTGAGCCACCAGACAACGAAACCGATAGTGGTTGGCGGTTCTTTGCAGGTGACGAGTCGGAAGAGTACGCAGACACGCCCGACAACTTCGCTATCTATGACGTGAACACCATCTGCAATTACGACCCTGCTGTCATTCCGTACCTTAGTGCGCCTGCTGGTATGGCCTACGGCCGCATTCTCGGCACAGCCGACTTTGCACAGGAATCTTCTGATGACGAAGATGATGTCTAA
- a CDS encoding IS1182 family transposase: MPRYKPQVRGAMFLPVVLSEQLVPGSFAFALNLLVDEELDLSALDARFRNEEVGASAYDPRVLLKIVLLGYSRGLVSSRQLERACEHDIQFIAISGDSHPSHAQLAKFVSGLGPQIKALFHQVLLTCDAQGLIGRELFAIDGVKLPANASKERSGTHAELLHRARRLEKAAEKIVSLHQAQDSRTGTPGDEALQARRQQRVDALRREAQRTREFLRTTTPRRNRKGQELKTNITDPDSAKMATSKGVIQGYAAQAAVDARHQVIIAADITGSGSEQAMLLPMVEQARPFADAQTLVTADAGYHSDVNVQALHAQGRPALIADTQMRQRDERFKDHAQHKAQPDPLYDKQATGQGKPSIKHFGPSDFRFDPKARTAICPAGQTLRSSGAIYQVGKGQRREDFKARPEDCQGCALRTQCLRHPERTAARKVSLFHARELDPNDPSQRMRRAIDSPQGRALYSRRIATVEPVFANLRHNKRLSRFTLRGAAKVGAQWQLFCLVHNIEKLAHSGWRR; encoded by the coding sequence ATGCCGCGCTACAAGCCTCAGGTCCGAGGTGCGATGTTCCTGCCGGTGGTGCTGTCGGAGCAGCTGGTGCCGGGCAGCTTTGCCTTTGCGCTGAACCTGCTGGTGGATGAGGAGCTGGACCTCTCGGCGCTGGACGCGCGCTTTCGCAACGAAGAGGTGGGCGCCAGCGCCTACGACCCGCGCGTGCTGCTCAAGATCGTGCTGCTGGGCTACAGCCGCGGCCTGGTGTCGAGCCGGCAACTGGAGCGGGCCTGCGAGCATGACATCCAGTTCATCGCGATCAGCGGGGACAGCCACCCCAGCCATGCGCAACTGGCCAAATTCGTCAGCGGCCTGGGGCCGCAGATCAAGGCGCTGTTCCATCAGGTGCTGCTGACCTGCGATGCGCAGGGCTTGATCGGTCGAGAGCTGTTCGCCATCGACGGCGTGAAGCTGCCGGCCAACGCCAGCAAGGAGCGCAGCGGCACGCATGCGGAATTGCTCCACCGGGCGCGCCGGCTGGAGAAGGCGGCCGAGAAGATCGTGAGCCTGCACCAGGCGCAGGACAGCCGCACCGGGACGCCCGGCGATGAAGCACTGCAGGCGCGCCGCCAGCAGCGTGTGGACGCCCTGCGCCGCGAGGCCCAGCGCACGCGAGAGTTCCTGCGCACCACGACGCCGCGGCGTAACCGCAAGGGCCAGGAGCTCAAGACCAACATCACCGATCCTGACAGCGCCAAGATGGCCACCAGCAAGGGCGTGATCCAGGGCTATGCGGCCCAGGCCGCGGTGGACGCGCGGCACCAGGTCATCATCGCGGCGGACATCACTGGCTCCGGCTCGGAGCAGGCCATGCTGCTGCCCATGGTGGAGCAGGCACGGCCCTTCGCTGACGCGCAGACACTCGTCACGGCAGACGCTGGCTACCACAGCGATGTCAACGTGCAGGCCCTGCACGCGCAAGGCAGGCCCGCGCTGATTGCCGACACGCAGATGCGCCAGCGCGATGAACGCTTCAAGGACCACGCTCAGCACAAAGCCCAGCCCGACCCGCTCTACGACAAGCAGGCCACCGGGCAGGGCAAACCATCGATCAAGCACTTCGGGCCGAGCGACTTCCGATTTGATCCAAAGGCCAGGACGGCGATCTGCCCGGCCGGCCAGACGCTGCGCAGCAGCGGGGCGATCTACCAGGTGGGCAAGGGCCAGCGGCGCGAAGACTTCAAGGCCAGGCCCGAGGATTGCCAAGGCTGCGCGCTGCGCACCCAGTGCCTGCGCCACCCCGAACGCACAGCTGCACGCAAGGTCTCGCTGTTCCACGCCAGAGAGCTCGACCCGAACGATCCGAGTCAGCGCATGCGCCGGGCCATCGACAGCCCGCAGGGGCGAGCGTTGTACAGCCGGCGCATCGCCACGGTGGAGCCGGTGTTCGCCAACCTGCGGCACAACAAGCGGCTGAGCCGCTTCACGCTGCGCGGCGCGGCCAAGGTGGGGGCACAGTGGCAGTTGTTCTGCTTGGTGCACAACATCGAGAAGTTGGCGCACAGCGGCTGGAGGCGGTGA
- a CDS encoding GNAT family N-acetyltransferase translates to MSRLHLAPFNREDAAAIYAFMGDRAAMEFTYVAPTLAACTERLQAWENRRTVDRFAPWVVRSPEQRVIGWGGLGVDPEDLAWGPEVIYALHPSTWGLGYATELVRLTLHLAFNELGLPSVAAFVHRGNAASLAVLRKCAGTYLGFASTLDREHFRFTAPATVGEGTAVRGWKTGAV, encoded by the coding sequence TTGTCGCGCCTCCACCTTGCCCCCTTCAATCGCGAAGACGCCGCGGCTATCTACGCCTTTATGGGCGACCGAGCGGCCATGGAGTTCACGTATGTGGCACCGACTCTCGCGGCATGCACCGAGCGGCTCCAAGCCTGGGAGAACCGGCGTACCGTTGACCGGTTTGCTCCGTGGGTAGTCCGCAGTCCGGAGCAGCGTGTCATTGGTTGGGGCGGTCTTGGCGTTGATCCCGAAGACCTCGCATGGGGGCCGGAGGTCATCTATGCGTTGCACCCGTCGACATGGGGTCTGGGCTACGCAACGGAGCTTGTACGCCTTACGCTTCACCTTGCCTTCAACGAGCTTGGTCTGCCGAGCGTCGCGGCATTCGTACACCGCGGCAACGCTGCGTCGCTCGCGGTACTGCGCAAATGCGCCGGCACATATCTTGGCTTCGCGTCCACGCTTGATCGCGAGCACTTCCGCTTTACTGCACCGGCTACTGTCGGCGAAGGTACGGCCGTTCGAGGGTGGAAGACCGGTGCCGTCTAA